The following are encoded in a window of Paenibacillus polymyxa genomic DNA:
- the guaB gene encoding IMP dehydrogenase produces the protein MWEDKFGKEGLTFDDVLLVPRKSVVLPKEVSVATRLSDNVKLNIPLMSAGMDTVTEAVLAIAMAREGGIGIIHKNMSIEQQAVEVDRVKRSESGVITNPFSLTPDHLVSDAEAVMGKYRISGVPVVNEENKLVGIITNRDLRFIHDFNLKISEVMTKEELVTAPVGTTLQEAEVILQKHKIEKLPLVDDENYLKGLITIKDIEKAIQFPNAAKDAQGRLLVGAAVGISKDTFDRTEALVKAGVDMIVVDSAHGHHINIIEAVRKLREAYPDLTIVAGNVATGDGTRELIEAGASVVKVGIGPGSICTTRVIAGIGVPQVTAIYDCATVAREYNIPIIADGGIKYSGEITKAIAAGASAVMLGSLFAGTEESPGESEIYQGRRFKVYRGMGSMAAMKQGSKDRYFQDDDKKLVPEGIEGRVAYKGPLSDTVHQLLGGLRSGMGYCGTANIEELRNDTSFIRITGAGLRESHPHDVQITKEAPNYSL, from the coding sequence GTGTGGGAAGATAAATTCGGTAAGGAAGGCCTTACCTTTGACGATGTTTTGCTGGTACCTCGCAAGTCGGTGGTTCTGCCCAAAGAAGTAAGCGTGGCGACTCGTTTGAGTGATAACGTGAAGCTGAATATTCCTTTGATGAGTGCTGGTATGGATACTGTTACTGAGGCAGTGTTGGCAATCGCGATGGCTCGTGAGGGCGGTATCGGTATTATTCATAAAAATATGTCGATTGAACAGCAAGCAGTAGAGGTGGATCGGGTTAAACGTTCGGAGAGTGGTGTTATCACCAATCCATTCTCATTGACTCCGGATCATTTGGTATCTGATGCTGAAGCAGTTATGGGTAAATATCGTATTTCTGGTGTACCTGTTGTAAATGAAGAAAACAAACTGGTGGGTATTATTACTAACCGCGATCTTCGCTTTATTCACGATTTTAACCTTAAAATCAGTGAAGTCATGACGAAGGAAGAACTGGTAACTGCACCTGTGGGTACGACTTTACAGGAAGCGGAAGTCATTTTGCAAAAGCATAAAATTGAAAAGCTTCCTTTGGTTGATGATGAAAATTATCTCAAAGGACTTATCACCATTAAAGATATTGAGAAAGCTATTCAATTTCCGAACGCAGCGAAAGATGCACAAGGGCGTCTTCTGGTCGGTGCGGCTGTCGGCATTTCCAAGGATACATTTGATCGGACTGAAGCACTTGTAAAAGCTGGTGTGGATATGATTGTTGTGGACTCTGCTCACGGCCATCATATTAACATTATTGAAGCGGTCCGCAAGCTGCGTGAAGCTTATCCTGATCTGACGATTGTAGCAGGTAATGTAGCTACTGGTGACGGAACGCGCGAATTGATTGAAGCAGGAGCATCTGTCGTAAAAGTCGGTATTGGTCCAGGCTCCATCTGTACAACACGCGTAATCGCAGGGATTGGTGTTCCACAAGTAACAGCAATTTATGATTGTGCAACAGTAGCACGTGAATATAATATTCCGATCATTGCAGACGGTGGTATTAAATACTCCGGTGAAATTACAAAGGCCATTGCGGCAGGCGCTTCTGCGGTAATGCTGGGAAGTCTTTTTGCAGGTACGGAAGAAAGCCCAGGCGAATCTGAAATTTATCAAGGACGCCGCTTTAAAGTATATCGTGGTATGGGTTCTATGGCTGCGATGAAGCAAGGTAGTAAAGATCGTTATTTCCAAGATGACGACAAGAAATTGGTACCGGAAGGCATCGAAGGACGCGTTGCTTATAAAGGACCACTTTCCGACACTGTTCATCAGCTGTTGGGCGGTCTTCGTTCCGGTATGGGTTATTGCGGTACAGCTAATATTGAGGAGCTTCGTAACGATACAAGCTTTATCCGTATTACAGGCGCTGGTCTGCGTGAGAGCCATCCGCATGATGTGCAAATTACGAAAGAAGCACCAAACTACTCTCTATAA
- a CDS encoding D-alanyl-D-alanine carboxypeptidase family protein: MKANNLKQNKKRSMIKKSVTAVMVLNMMYMSALPVVGNFDSSVATFAAGAATQATNITGTGSINPPSLALRSAILIEPSTGQVLLSMNPDEPLPPASMTKMMTEYIVAEQVKQGKLKWTDKVTVNENASKSIGSRIFLAQGDQHTVEELYIAMAVGSANDATVALAERVSGTEQDFVKLMNETAQRMGMKNTYFINSTGLDRGDMPKGFQPDTDRETVMTARDAATLAGYIIKDHPDYTRFTTIQSYKFRPTDKAPIINYNWMLEANKNITNFRKFAYPGLDGMKTGHTANAGNCFTGTAERNGMRLISVVMGADSDAHRFTETAKVLNYGFDNFEVKQVIAPKTVVKGVENVPVTKGTETEVPIVTKDAVSFIVPKGASNPKVTFTTNITPASSLVAPLKQGAKVGTITYTYKTDGVDKGQTKTVDLVTTTAVEEGGWFRMLFRAIGDFFGDLFQGIKNLF; the protein is encoded by the coding sequence TTGAAAGCGAACAATTTAAAGCAAAATAAAAAACGCAGCATGATTAAAAAGAGTGTGACTGCAGTCATGGTGCTTAATATGATGTATATGTCGGCATTGCCTGTTGTAGGCAATTTCGATTCGAGCGTGGCTACTTTTGCAGCTGGAGCGGCAACACAGGCAACCAATATTACGGGGACAGGTTCTATTAACCCCCCTAGTCTGGCACTACGTTCCGCCATTTTAATCGAGCCTTCCACTGGGCAAGTATTGCTGTCTATGAATCCAGATGAGCCACTTCCACCAGCAAGTATGACTAAAATGATGACAGAATACATCGTGGCTGAACAGGTTAAGCAAGGTAAACTCAAGTGGACGGATAAAGTTACGGTTAACGAGAATGCTTCTAAGAGCATTGGATCACGTATTTTTTTGGCTCAAGGGGATCAACATACGGTAGAAGAGCTTTATATTGCAATGGCGGTAGGTTCTGCTAATGATGCAACAGTAGCCCTTGCTGAACGCGTATCTGGAACTGAGCAGGACTTTGTAAAACTAATGAATGAAACAGCTCAGAGAATGGGCATGAAAAATACGTATTTTATCAACTCGACTGGTTTGGACCGTGGTGATATGCCGAAAGGCTTCCAGCCGGATACAGACCGGGAAACTGTGATGACAGCGAGAGATGCAGCTACTCTGGCTGGTTACATCATTAAAGATCATCCAGATTACACACGATTTACGACAATTCAATCTTACAAATTCCGTCCTACTGACAAGGCGCCAATTATTAACTATAACTGGATGCTAGAAGCAAACAAAAATATTACTAACTTTAGAAAGTTTGCTTACCCAGGTTTAGACGGGATGAAAACAGGCCACACGGCTAATGCTGGAAACTGTTTTACAGGAACCGCTGAACGCAACGGAATGCGTCTCATCAGTGTAGTTATGGGAGCTGATTCAGATGCACACCGTTTTACAGAGACAGCTAAAGTGCTGAACTATGGTTTTGATAATTTTGAAGTGAAGCAGGTTATTGCTCCAAAGACGGTGGTTAAGGGTGTTGAGAATGTGCCAGTGACCAAAGGTACGGAAACAGAAGTACCGATCGTCACCAAGGATGCAGTAAGCTTTATCGTACCTAAGGGTGCGAGCAATCCTAAGGTAACCTTTACAACGAACATTACACCAGCAAGCTCTCTGGTGGCACCTTTGAAGCAAGGGGCCAAAGTCGGAACAATTACGTACACGTACAAGACAGACGGTGTGGATAAAGGGCAGACAAAAACCGTGGATCTGGTTACTACGACGGCAGTAGAAGAGGGCGGCTGGTTCCGAATGCTTTTCCGGGCAATCGGTGATTTCTTCGGAGATCTGTTCCAGGGAATTAAGAACCTCTTCTAA